TGGTAAGCATGTGAGCTCTGTGTTTCTCGGTTAGGCTTGGCTTGGCGTGGCTTGAAACCAGTTAGTGCTCCTCCATGTTATCTTTGCATAATAGTTACTCTGTTGAGGAATAGCTGTTTAAGttgaatgtaaatgtaaatgttgaaCAGATACAATTTAGCTCCCAGCGGTTAACATACGAATAACATGCAGCAGTTCAGCCCATACCAGTCCTCCGTCATTACTGAACTCTCTTGGCATTGTTGAGTCATTGCTCATTGGGTGTGACCAGCAGCCAGCACTAAAGCTCACTTGgctgtttctctctttccttATCAGTGTTTGCTGCGTAGTAAGAAGCACAAGGCCTACAGTCCACAGTCCAACAACACTGGAACAGAGCTGTAAGTAGAGTTAGAAGACCAAAAACTGACCCCTCAAtctgtgttttactttgactGTTGTTAATATTACAAGAGGATCAGTTCTGACTGTTTctaagaatgtgaatgtttttctTCAGTCTGAGAGAGACGTCAGCAAAGATGGCAAATCCACTACAGAAGCTTGTGTCTGAGAAAAAGGACATGGTGGAGACAGTGATGGAAGTGTTTGAGCAAGGAGCTGAAGTGGTGGCCAGCATCGCCGGTGACCTCTTCCCCGTCTTCTCCATTGCAGCCCCGATTGTCAAGCTGGCTCTGGACAACGTGGAGAGCAAAGAGGCTGCATTCATGAAGGAGCAGTTTCAGAAGGTCAGAGATCGGCTGGATGTAGTGTCTGAGGAGCTTCAGCGGATCAACGAGGAGATCAAGAAGAGCGGAGTGGATTCTACGTACTTCCCCGTTGAGGAAAACATTACTAATCAGTTCAGGAAGTACATGGACATCCTCAACGCCAAACCGAAGTTCAGGGAAGTGAAGAAGAAGCTCTTCCTGGAGCATTTCGCCAAGACCGGAGGCGACAAAAATATTAACACCCTATACAACGTTGTGATGGGAGAAAGTTTCTCTGGGGAACCTTTGCTCGAGATCATCCTTAACTATGAGGAGAAAAATCGCCGGGTGATGGAAGACTTTTGCGCCCGTCTGAAGAAGCTCTTCTGCATTGCGCTCATTGCACTGCTGGGCCACGCTGCTCTGAAAGGATATGATGAGGAGGACGATCTTCTAAAAGAGTGGGGTGAGAAGATGAAGGCTGTCCAGAGTAAAATGAACGCTGTCATTGAAGACTGCATTGTCAGCTTCCCTAAACAAGCTGAAGAAGACTCCCGACGACTGGTGAGAGATCAGCAAGATTTAACCAACCAACAGCTAGCCGATGCTATGATAGAGAAGCTAAAGAAGAAGTACGACTGGGTGGGCTGGTCTGTGCGTATATTTAAATCTCCTTCAGGCCTGTTTGTCAACAAGAGGGATTTCCAATGCGCAACGGGAAAGAACCGCTTCCAAGTGCCTTCATCGGATGAGAAACTGAACGTGTGGGTGTCCTACAGCTCCTCGCCTGAGCCTGTGGACAAGAGCCACATCCAACAGCTGATCCAGTCTCAGAAGAAACTCACAGTGGTTGGGGTCGCTGAGTTCCTGTTCGAGAAGTTACCCGGCGACTGTGTGGTTCACACAATCAAATCCACCAAAGACCTGGCCTGCTCGTGGAGCTTCGAAGATGAACTTCACTACTGGGAGGAGCACAAAAACTTCTACGTCTGTGTTCACTCAGCTTGATGTTTTAGACACTGAACAAAACTCCAAAAGTCACTCATGCtgcgtttgtgtttgtttgtgtaccACATCATCATTTCTGCACAGATAATTGGTGCACCTTTGTTTAACCTTATTCTCATCTTGGGAGCTCCTctgggcagttattttgaagcCCTTATCTAAATGAATAAGTACAAAGCCAGAATATTTACTTCAGTGGTCATTAGAAGATAAAAAGACGTTTCTTCCAAAAGAACGGTTAAAATGATTTGTTCTCAGCAGTTATACTTCTACGAATGAAAAGTTTGATAATGTTACAACTCATTTAATTGCTCAGTCTGGAGTGATGACTCAATCAGTCTCTGTTCATCTCACCAGCACACTGAACAGACATTCTGCATATATAAAAGGAGCAGACATGTTTGCCTTTAAACAGTTACAGTGGTCATGAATATGGCTAATATGTTTCCCAGGTGTTGATTAGGGGCAAAACATCTGCAGTCTTTGCCATTAAGGAATTTCATAGACTTTCATAGATTTGTATTCAGGATTCTTGTAGCACCAGTGTCTGATATTAAACAGTATATGGCTTCCCAAACTGCACTTCcacaatcatttttttttatgctgaaatgttcttttttctGACATTCATCCACAGGAAGTTCACATAAACTAGACTGGAGAAAAGGCACAAAGAATTGTgaatacaaaaatacagagaaatgaAACATGGTGGTTGATCCACCCGTACCACTAACGAGCCGGTCAACAGCTGAAATGTAGCGGAGCATGATGTCCCACAGTTGAGGTTCTTGATTGTGCTTAAATTGTGTTGTTGGAGGCATATTTACTTGTTATCTAGTAAAGTTATAGGTGAGTGttccattttccttttttttctattaactCCAAGCATAACGATAATAGTTGTGGTATATGCGTCACCTAAAAAAGCTTAAAAgctttttaaacattattttggGACAAAATCTCCAAACTCAAGAAGCATTTTCTCGCTTTCCCTTGACCACAGAAATGAATCCTGAGGCTCTCATCCTGTTCAGAGAGAAAGAGGGTTTCAAAATAACGGCCCAAACGTGCCTGAAGGCGTTGCTAAGGTGGCTGCAGAGTAGTAAGACTTTTTCCAGCGTTGACCAAACACAGCtgtgctttgtttctttctcaAGACAGATACAAGTGCTCACCTCTTGGCTTACTTTGCATTAGTGTAAATTGTATCATTTTTTATGAAAGTTGTGGGTTTTAAAATTTTTACAGAAACTTTGCCAGGAGCTAATCAACTAATATTTTCCACTGTTATGAAATTTGGGAGGACGTGGTTGTTTCTTTGCAGCAGGACATGCTGGGGACTTTGTTGTTACGGTTCATCTGTCACAGAGAGATTGTGCTTGTGCTGGTGCTGATAAGTGCTGACGTCGCCCTGTTGAGGACATCTACACCAAAGCCTTTGAGAGAAAATGATTCCAGGCATTTAGAGAGACTGAAATGGAAACTATTCTTGTTCTCAGTtggtgaaataataataaatgtcttCACTTGAAGCTGTACAGCACAGAGCACAAGAGCTCACAAAAGAAAAGGCCTCAGTTTTTATTCACACACCCTGTTACTGACATGCTGAGGTGCTGTTTTGTTTACTGACAGGTGCCTAAAATATTTTGCCTGTGAGTTTGTGCAACATAAACTGAAAGTTTGAATGTACTCAAAACCCGATCTTCACTTTTTTGAGGGTATAaacagtttggggtttttttgtgggaTCAAACTTGGGTTTGGGATATgacattaattaattttattttagattttaataCAGAAATTGTATAATCTGATCACTATATGGACTCTACTTTATAAGGACAGTAGCAGCTGCTCATAGTTTTCCACTATAACCAATCTGTGTTCCTtctgtttctttattattttatgttattatatAAGTCTAATAAATTCTACTAATTATCAAGAAAATTGTATGCAACACCGATTTGAATGTAAAAATGATTGACAGAAAATTCTTATGTTGCACATCTTTGTCATATTATTTCCATAAAGTGTTTTGGGGAAATTAGTGTCTCAGATTAAAATTTATGCACCAAAAGCACTGAATGTAATAAATCTTCCAAGTAAACATAATCACacatcttttctttgtttatttcattaatttattgCAGTTGCAGTTTGCGTGGTTGTTATAAGATCCAAACTATTTCTAAATGGCAAATGTTGAAATCTGGGATTGCTTTGGCTAATTGGTGTTAATTTCTACAAAATAATTCAGGACCTGATTTACtactaaaacaaacaacataatTTATTGACTCCAATGTTGTCAAGACATTTATTCATCAAAATATGTGTCTGTTACTCAAActttctatatttttatttaatgcttTGCTGATTCTTGAGGCTGAAATCTCACAGAAAGTTCAAAAGTCAGCAGCAGAGTGGCTCCAGCTGACACTGGTACTTCAGCAGTCATTTGTACTGCATttgttgtaaaaaaacaaacaaaaaaaaacaaacaacaaaacaaaacaaaaaacttgagCACTGAGgtatttgttttgtacttaaaaataaattcaacTTGATAAAGACATCGTCAAATTCAGTCACTAACTACGAAGATGTGAAACCAACATTTGACTGGTCCCAGATATCCACAGAATGAAATGTGAAGCTGAAACACAATCACCAAAAACACCCTGATAAAAGTTACAGTTTTACCTCATTCTAatcaaaaatgtaaattataGAATATTTATCAATCTTAGCAAAAAGTCCATAAATACTGATCTTATAGAATCTGCTCTGAAGCTCCAGCTCTACTAATTTTAATGCAGAGACGAAGCCCTATTCATTAAATGTGATGATTAATTGGGTTATTAGGACCACCCAGTGATCTTGACCACTGCATTCTGGTATGAAATAATTTCATGACACTGGCCAATCCATCCGTTCATTTTCTTCCACATGGGGAGCTAGAGCCTATTCCAGCTACAAAAAACAGGAGACATCGTGGACAGGTTGcaagtctgttgcagggctaacatagacaaccattcacacaggCGCAATTGAGAATCAACCTAACCCAACTAactacatgtctttggactgtgggaggaagcaggAGTGCCTGGaaagaacccacacagacatggGGAGACACGGGAGAATACACCAGCTGGCCATCTGCTGACGTAACTAGCACGCCACCGTGCTACCTGCACACCAGTCAAGATCTCAGGtaagcagcagagagagaccTGTTCAATTatcaagaaagaagaaaagaggtAATATTACATAAAATTCTGCCCCATTGAGACTGAGCAAGAT
The genomic region above belongs to Oreochromis niloticus isolate F11D_XX linkage group LG11, O_niloticus_UMD_NMBU, whole genome shotgun sequence and contains:
- the rpz4 gene encoding rapunzel 4 isoform X1, with protein sequence MSLRETSAKMANPLQKLVSEKKDMVETVMEVFEQGAEVVASIAGDLFPVFSIAAPIVKLALDNVESKEAAFMKEQFQKVRDRLDVVSEELQRINEEIKKSGVDSTYFPVEENITNQFRKYMDILNAKPKFREVKKKLFLEHFAKTGGDKNINTLYNVVMGESFSGEPLLEIILNYEEKNRRVMEDFCARLKKLFCIALIALLGHAALKGYDEEDDLLKEWGEKMKAVQSKMNAVIEDCIVSFPKQAEEDSRRLVRDQQDLTNQQLADAMIEKLKKKYDWVGWSVRIFKSPSGLFVNKRDFQCATGKNRFQVPSSDEKLNVWVSYSSSPEPVDKSHIQQLIQSQKKLTVVGVAEFLFEKLPGDCVVHTIKSTKDLACSWSFEDELHYWEEHKNFYVCVHSA
- the rpz4 gene encoding rapunzel 4 isoform X2, coding for MANPLQKLVSEKKDMVETVMEVFEQGAEVVASIAGDLFPVFSIAAPIVKLALDNVESKEAAFMKEQFQKVRDRLDVVSEELQRINEEIKKSGVDSTYFPVEENITNQFRKYMDILNAKPKFREVKKKLFLEHFAKTGGDKNINTLYNVVMGESFSGEPLLEIILNYEEKNRRVMEDFCARLKKLFCIALIALLGHAALKGYDEEDDLLKEWGEKMKAVQSKMNAVIEDCIVSFPKQAEEDSRRLVRDQQDLTNQQLADAMIEKLKKKYDWVGWSVRIFKSPSGLFVNKRDFQCATGKNRFQVPSSDEKLNVWVSYSSSPEPVDKSHIQQLIQSQKKLTVVGVAEFLFEKLPGDCVVHTIKSTKDLACSWSFEDELHYWEEHKNFYVCVHSA